From Passer domesticus isolate bPasDom1 chromosome 5, bPasDom1.hap1, whole genome shotgun sequence, the proteins below share one genomic window:
- the LOC135301516 gene encoding uncharacterized protein LOC135301516 encodes MAAPPSPPHRSRRPELRHSATRGCQVLSPHPASLSDPAAPPAASARSAGPLWRSPHDQRFGPSPCTHPPVGRPRPPPSSPRLKRLNIPAAAPPVSRTGAANGSAALPASPPPARPAPHLVFSIRTWKCVWRKAGPGGGRRCYPRSNRDTHATPRKTTRRSPVLSPPPPLRAVTWLCFPHVATHTPPPPPCRDSAPRTCRAASPPPPTRRVLPGVRGKRRSVLPPRGKQRDAGAAPERNKRGITGRAGTVRKDGPRSWRLRDPLLVYGRGGSPLLEEAEKQQQQQKIQNNKKKNKNKIRRKNPLFVSDRGGADSARAGSMRWSPPPRLTPPLGSEAIPPSRPVAPPAPDSRLRAELLRGAAPRDVRWPLQHYQQAASPHRKAKGRCRQFGQPLVPRASRCPAAAAGGAGPAGGSAAFLRLLFRLRC; translated from the exons ATGGCGGCACCGCCGTCACCCCCGCACCGCTCGCGGCGCCCGGAGCTGCGCCACTCGGCAACGCGCGGCTGCCAAGTCTTGTCCCCGCACCCCGCTTCGCTCTCAGACCCGGCAGCGCCGCCCGCCGCGAGTGCGCGGAGTGCGGGACCGCTCTGGCGCTCCCCACACGACCAGCGCTTCGGCCCCTCTCCGTGCACGCACCCACCTGTGGGGCGCCCTCGGCCGCCTCCATCATCGCCCCGCTTAAAGCGCTTAAATATCCCCGCGGCGGCACCGCCTGTGTCACGGACCGGGGCTGCGAACGGCAGTGCGGCCCTCCCCGCCTCCccccccccggcccgccccgctccgcaTCTTGTTTTCTCCATACGCACTTGGAAATGCGTATGGAGAAAAGCGGGACCGGGCGGGGGGCGCCGCTGTTATCCCCGCTCTAATCGGGATACCCACGCAACACCGAGGAAAACAACGCGGCGCAGCCCCGTTCTTTCTCCCCCCCCACCACTCCGCGCTGTCACTTGGCTGTGCTTCCCCCATGTCGCGACGCAcacacccccccccccgccaTGTCGCGACAGCGCCCCGCGCACCTGCCGCGCCGCGTCCCCCCCGCCCCCGACCCGCCGCGTCTTACCGGGGGTGCGGGGAAAGCGACGTTCCGTTCTCCCTCCCCGGGGGAAGCAGCGCGATGCCGGCGCTGCCCCAG AAAGGAATAAGCGGGGAATAACCGGCCGGGCAGGCACGGTGCGGAAGGATGGACCCCGCTCCTGGAGGCTGCGGGATCCGCTGCTCGTCTACGGCCGCGGCGGGTCTCCGTTGCTGGAAGAggcagaaaaacaacaacaacaacaaaaaatccaaaacaacaaaaagaaaaataaaaataaaataaggagGAAAAACCCCTTGTTTGTGTCGGACCGAGGAGGAGCAGATTCTGCCCGTGCGGGGTCGATGCGGTGGTCGCCACCGCCGCGTTTAACTCCGCCACTCGGTAGCGAAGCGATTCCACCGTCCCGACCCGTCGCACCGCCGGCTCCCGACAGCCGGCTCCGTGCCGAGCTGCTGCGAGGAGCCGCTCCTAGGGATGTGCGCTGGCCGCTGCAACACTAccagcaagcagccagcccTCACAGGAAGGCGAAGGGAAGATGCCGACAATTCGGGCAGCCTCTGGTTCCCCGCGCATCCCGCTGCCCGGCTGCAGCCGCCGGGGGTGCGGGGCCGGCCGGCGGCAGCGCCGCGTTCCTCCGGCTGCTGTTCCGCCTGCGGTGCTGA